The region TGTTCTACGCGATCAGCGGCCTGGGAGTCACCGTCGGCTTCCACCGGTACTTCACGCACGGCTCCTTCAAGACCAACCGCGGCGTCAAGATCGCACTCGCGATCTCGGGCATGATGGCCGTCCAGGGGCCGGCGATCACCTGGGTCGCCGACCACCGCAGGCACCACGCCTACTCCGACCGCGACGGCGACCCGCACTCGCCGTGGCGCTTCGGCAGCTCGCCCGCCGCGCTGGCCAAGGGCTTCTGGCACGCCCACATGGGCTGGCTGTTCGAGCGGGACCTGACCAACGAGGACCGCTTCGCCCCGGACCTGCTCAAGGACGGGGAACTGGTCCGCATCAACCGGCTGTTCCCGCTGTGGACCGTCGCCAGCCTCGTGCTGCCCGCCGTCATCGGCGGCCTGGTCACCTGGTCGCCGTGGGGCGCGTTCACCGCCTTCTTCTGGGCGGGCCTGGTGCGAGTGTCGTTCCTGCACCACATCACGTGGTCGGTGAACTCGATCTGCCACATGATCGGCGAGCGGCCGTTCAAGAGCCGCGACCGCGCGGCGAACTTCTGGCCGCTGGCGATCCTGTCGTTCGGCGAGTCCTGGCACAACTCCCACCACGCCGACCCGACCTGCGCGCGCCACGGCGTGCTGCGCGGCCAGCTCGACATCTCGGCGCGGATCATCTGGTTCTTCGAGAAGGTCGGCTGGGCCTGGAAGGTGCGCTGGCCGAACGACAAGCGGCTCGCGCGGATCGCGGTGACCGACTACAAGGGCTGACCGCGGGCCCCAGCCGCCCCCGCCGCGAGACGCGGCGGGGGCGGCTTTTTCATCAGGTGCGCACGTGGTGCCACCGAGCACGACCTAGGGTGATGCGAGTGGTGGCGAGGCGACGGCGCAGCGCGCCCGAGGCCGCGGGCGGACGGACGTCCGCCCGGACGGCGCGGGTGCGGATGACGGGCAAGGAACGGCGGCAGCAACTCCTGGACGTCGCGCGCGAGCTCTTCGCCGAGAAGGGCTTCGACGGCGCCTCCATCGAGGAGATCGCCCACCGCGCCGGGGTCTCCAAGCCGGTCGTCTACGAGCACTTCGGCGGCAAGGAGGGCATCTACGCGGTGGTCGTCGACCGCGAGATGCGCCACCTGCT is a window of Saccharopolyspora erythraea NRRL 2338 DNA encoding:
- a CDS encoding acyl-CoA desaturase codes for the protein MTAATESVAQEAPSAESGPKPLTAGSRPWIGQLSVYLFVLVPFAALIAAIPFAWGWGLGWVDVSLALVFYAISGLGVTVGFHRYFTHGSFKTNRGVKIALAISGMMAVQGPAITWVADHRRHHAYSDRDGDPHSPWRFGSSPAALAKGFWHAHMGWLFERDLTNEDRFAPDLLKDGELVRINRLFPLWTVASLVLPAVIGGLVTWSPWGAFTAFFWAGLVRVSFLHHITWSVNSICHMIGERPFKSRDRAANFWPLAILSFGESWHNSHHADPTCARHGVLRGQLDISARIIWFFEKVGWAWKVRWPNDKRLARIAVTDYKG